The following are encoded together in the Leuconostoc mesenteroides subsp. mesenteroides ATCC 8293 genome:
- the yycI gene encoding two-component system regulatory protein YycI produces MQFRRLKILMTMLFIFLDVFLFFWWRSNQRPSIKVTDANANIISEIKNQKIKVANFSTSVTYASYLAGKRSNSLMSTIDKLSNFNANINNQTLYVTFNKTSQLGRGNTSSSSSGKKAAADDVEASKIARNAGYRYNPILSKVNVKNRVTYSQYIDNLPVIAKQGLMIFNKDKDRKVTDFTQTKITKVTVLRDERATITEEAAIVALYKFNELNSGDKLSKGALSYDTSVKVNGYDIYLPVWVFVVTHANGSTGILKINAFTSDNLSE; encoded by the coding sequence ATGCAATTTAGACGACTAAAAATATTAATGACGATGTTATTCATCTTTTTGGACGTGTTTCTCTTTTTTTGGTGGCGTAGTAATCAGAGACCAAGTATTAAAGTAACCGACGCCAATGCGAATATCATTAGTGAGATTAAAAATCAAAAAATAAAAGTAGCTAACTTTAGTACTTCGGTTACTTATGCTAGTTATTTAGCTGGTAAACGATCAAATAGTTTAATGTCAACGATTGATAAGTTGTCAAACTTCAATGCAAATATTAATAATCAGACGCTCTACGTGACTTTCAATAAAACATCGCAACTAGGTAGAGGGAATACTAGTAGTAGCAGTAGTGGTAAGAAAGCTGCGGCGGATGACGTTGAGGCGTCAAAGATAGCGCGTAATGCAGGATATCGATATAATCCTATTCTGTCTAAAGTTAATGTGAAAAATCGTGTAACCTATTCTCAGTATATTGATAATTTGCCGGTCATCGCTAAACAAGGGCTGATGATCTTTAACAAAGATAAAGACCGTAAGGTAACTGATTTTACACAAACTAAAATAACTAAGGTTACAGTATTGCGCGATGAACGTGCAACAATTACAGAGGAAGCCGCAATTGTCGCTCTCTATAAATTCAATGAGCTAAATAGTGGTGATAAATTATCAAAAGGCGCTCTATCATATGATACATCGGTAAAGGTTAATGGCTATGACATTTATTTACCGGTATGGGTATTTGTTGTAACACACGCAAATGGCAGTACAGGGATTTTGAAAATCAATGCCTTTACGAGCGACAATTTATCAGAATAA